GCGCAGATGCAATCGCGTTCCCTCCACGGTCCCGCCGCGATCTTCATACCCGCATGGCATGAAGCTGCGGTCATCGGCGATACCATCGCCCACACGCTCGCGAGCTGGCCGCAGGATGGCCTGCGGCTTTATGTCGGCTGCTATCGCAATGACCCGGCAACTATTGCCGCCGCCATGCGCGCTGCCCGAACGGATAGTCGACTGCGTATCGTGATCCACGACCGCGAGGGACCGAGCACCAAGGCCGATTGCCTCAACCGTCTCTACGAGGCGATGCGAGACGACGAGCGGCGCAGCGGCATGCGCTTTGAGATGGCGGTTTTCCACGATGCCGAGGATCTGGTCGATCCTGCAGGCCTTGCGCTACTTGACGGAGCGATTGCCGAGGGCGCCGACTTTGCTCAACTTCCGGTCGAACCGCTCCCGCAGCCGAAAAGCCGCTGGCTCGGGAGCCACTACTGCGAGGAATTCACTGAAGCGCATGCCAAGGCCATGGTCGTTCGCGACGCGATTGGCGCGGCACTGCCGGCCGCCGGTGTGGGTTGCGCAGTTTCGCGTCGAGCACTCGAGAAGCTGTGCGCCGCACGGTCCGACCGCCGCCCGTTCTCGGCCGAATCGCTGACCGAAGATTACGAACTCGGGCTAGCCGTCAGTGAAGCGGGCGGGACCTGCCGCTTCGTAAGGGCGCGGGGTGACAACGGCCTGCTGATCGCAACCCGCGCCTACTTTCCCAACCGGCTTGAAGACGTGATCAGGCAAAAAACCCGCTGGGTTCATGGCATCGCACTTCAGGGCTGGGATCGGACCGGTTGGGGCGGGAACCTGGTCGAGCGCTGGATGCGCGCGCGAGACCGGCGCGGTCCGATGACGGCGCTCGTCCTGCTTCTCGGATACACGCTGCTCGCCCTGACCACGCTCAGCTGGAGCGCAATCGGCCTGGGCTATGGTGAGCCGGTTGAGCTTTCGCCGCTGGTCAGGTTCATTCTTTTTGCGAACCTGGTCTTCTTCCTGTGGCGCGCGTTGTTGCGTTTCGGGTTTACCGCGCGCGAATACGGTGCCGCGGAAGGATTGAGATCCGTGCTCCGTATCCCGGTCGCCAACGTCATATCGATCATTTCGGGCCGCCGTGCCATTACCGCCTACATCGGAACGCTGATGGGCAACGCGATCGTGTGGGACAAGACACCCCACACCGAACACCCCGCGCGGGTCGACCGGGCGCAGGCCGGTGCGCTGTGAGCGGCGGGGCCAGGCATACAAGGCGCGGGAGTCCGCTTGCCCTGCTTGCCGTCGTGATGGCGGCATGGGTTGGTGGACGTGCACTGACGTGGGAGAGTCCGTTTCCCGATAGGATGATCGATCTACCTGGCGCGGATCTTCTTTTCGCCGAGAATTCGCGTGGACCCGCGCGAGAGGCGGGGCAGACTGCGTGGCGCGCGAACGCCGATCCGTTTGCGGTGGAGGATCAGAACCGTAGCACCACCGAAAGAGCTGCTAGCGGCGTTCCAGGCCGCGCCGCGCTCGCCAGCGGTTCCGCATCCGAGGGCGGCCCAGCCGAGATTCAGTACGGGCATCACCTGCTGTGGCTCCAGGCGCTCGGGACCAAACTGCCGCCGAATATGGATGAAGGGCTGAATGCAATTGTCGAGCCTTCGTCCCGGTCGGGCGTAAGCCCGGTCGCGCCGCTGCTCGAAGAGCAGGCAAGGCCAGGCCGCTGGTCTTTGGACATCTGGGGTTTTTGGCGCGAGGGCCCCGATAAATCCCCGATTTCGCAGGGGCGGGTCCCAACCTACGGTGCCAGCCAGGTAGGCGCGAAGCTCGAATGGCGCGCAGCTCCATCGTCGAGCCGCGATCCACGCCTGTTCGCGCGGGCCTATCGTGCGCTGGTGTCGAAGGGCGAAAGTGAATTCGCTGTCGGTGCCTCTGCGCGTCCGGCAGGGTCAGTCCCCGTGCGCATCTCTGCCGAGGCAAGGGTGACCGACAGTCAATTCGGCGTACGGGTCCGTCCGGCTATAACAGCCGTAACCGAGCTTCCCGTGCAGAAGCTCCCCGCCGGCTTCAGGCTCGAAGCTTATGGCGGCGCAGGATATGTCGGAGGTACGGGCGCGACCGCTTTTGTCGATGGACAGGCATCGGTGACGAGAGAGCTCGCGAGCTTCGACGGCCCTTCGAACAATCGTGCACGCTTCAGTGTGGGTGCGGGTGCATGGGGCGGGGCGCAGGAAGATGCGAGCCGGATCGATGTGGGGCCGACTGTCCGGCTCGACATTACGATTGGCGAAGTGCCCGCGCGTCTTTCGGTTGATTGGAGAGAACGCGTCGGCGGAGACGCCGCGCCGGGTTCGGGCGCCGCAGCGACTCTCTCGACGCGCTTCTGAAACCTTAATGAAGGGTTTGTGGCCCCGACACCAGCCATTGCAGTGAAAAGCCGCTTGCTGTCCCTATCATCGCGGGCCCCGGTGGAGTATCGGCAGGGCCATGGACGTCTATCTGCCCATCGCGAATCTCTCGGTGAACGGATTGTACATCGTGCTGCTCGGTGGCCTGACGGGCATTCTTTCCGGTCTCTTCGGGGTGGGTGGTGGTTTCCTGACCACGCCGCTGCTCATCTTCTACGGAATTCCGCCTACCGTTGCCGCTGCCTCCGCAGCGACGCAGGTGACCGGCGCGAGCGTTTCCGGAGTGCTCGCCCACTCTAAGCGCAACGGTGTCGATTATCGCATGGGCCTGGTAATGGTCGGT
The Erythrobacter sp. THAF29 DNA segment above includes these coding regions:
- a CDS encoding glycosyl transferase family protein; protein product: MALWGFEFWQWVALLQHELLLFAGVFFLIGALDDASVDLAWLWLKFTGRAQTPTVERAQMQSRSLHGPAAIFIPAWHEAAVIGDTIAHTLASWPQDGLRLYVGCYRNDPATIAAAMRAARTDSRLRIVIHDREGPSTKADCLNRLYEAMRDDERRSGMRFEMAVFHDAEDLVDPAGLALLDGAIAEGADFAQLPVEPLPQPKSRWLGSHYCEEFTEAHAKAMVVRDAIGAALPAAGVGCAVSRRALEKLCAARSDRRPFSAESLTEDYELGLAVSEAGGTCRFVRARGDNGLLIATRAYFPNRLEDVIRQKTRWVHGIALQGWDRTGWGGNLVERWMRARDRRGPMTALVLLLGYTLLALTTLSWSAIGLGYGEPVELSPLVRFILFANLVFFLWRALLRFGFTAREYGAAEGLRSVLRIPVANVISIISGRRAITAYIGTLMGNAIVWDKTPHTEHPARVDRAQAGAL